The DNA region tgcgctccgctcgtaccgggcaactgtgggagtggagcctaggggagaggtgcgtgtagtaagcactagatctcccgtgcttacccacagcccggttcaacctgtgcctgcactcttgagggtccgggctcgagtagttgtccagcctggggaagtggtgccaaggttgcgcaccagagctccagtgctcccccacagcccggtctttcaggctcctcctaacaccaagcctcctgaaagtctccccagcctggtagttcctgtggcagccccacgcaccaggctgtctctcagtctcctccctgcaggtgctcccgcctgtccggcgccgctgccggagcctcccgcctgtccggcgccgctgccggagcctcccgcctgtccggagcctcccgcctgtccggcgccgctgccggagcctcccgcctgtccggcgccgctgccggagcctcccgcctgtccggcgccactgccggagcctcccgcctgtccggcgccgctgccggagcctcccgcctgtccggcgccgctgctggagcgtcccgcctgtccggcgccgctgcctcctgtagcagctccacgcaccaggctgtctctctgtctcctctctgcaggtgctcccgcctgtccggcgccgctgccggagcctcccacctgtccggcgccgctgccggagcctcccgcctgtccggcgccgctgccggagcctcccgcctgtccggcgccgctgccggagcctcccgcctgtccggagcctcccgcctgtccggcgccgctgccggagcctctcgcctgtccggcgccgctgccggagcctcccgcctgtccggcgctactgccggagcctcccgcctgtccggcgcagctgccggagcgtcccgcctgtccggcgccgctgccggagcctcccgcctgtccgggcgccgctgccggagcctcccgcctgtccggcgccgctgccggagcgtcccgcctgtccggcgccgctgccggagccctcagcccagaggcgccagagcccctcagcccagaggcgccagagcccctcagcccagaggcgccagagcccctcagcccagaggcgccagagcccctcagcccagaggcgccagagcccctcagcccagaggcgccagagcccctgtccctttgtccagagcccctgtcctctgtccagagcccctg from Oncorhynchus keta strain PuntledgeMale-10-30-2019 unplaced genomic scaffold, Oket_V2 Un_contig_1601_pilon_pilon, whole genome shotgun sequence includes:
- the LOC127919220 gene encoding uncharacterized protein LOC127919220, with the translated sequence AGGSGSSAGQAGGSGSGAGQARGSGSGAGQAGGSGQAGGSGSGAGQAGGSGSGAGQAGGSGSGAGQAGAPAERRQRDSLVRGAATGGSGAGQAGRSSSGAGQAGGSGSGAGQAGGSGSGAGQAGGSGSGAGQAGGSGSGAGQAGGSGQAGGSGSGAGQAGGSGSGAGQAGAPAGRRLRDSLVRGAATGTTRLGRLSGGLVLGGA